The Nocardia sp. BMG51109 nucleotide sequence AACGGTGGAACCTTTCATGACATCATCATCGACCAAGCCCACGACACGGCCGACGAGCACCCGTTCAAAGGCAATGTGGACCTCACCAAACTCAGCACGCTGATCCGCACGGTCGGCGCCGAAAATATCCCTTACGTTTCCCTTGCCGCCACCGTCAACATGGCCGGCGGCCAGCCGATCAGCCTCGCCAACCTCACTGAGGTTCGCGAACTCACGGCGAAACATCGCATCCCGATCATTCTCGACGCCGCCCGAGCCGTAGAAAATGCGTGGTTCATCCAGCAACGAGAACCCGGATATGCCAACCACAGCATCGCGCAGATCCTCGCCGACATGTGTGCCCGAACCGACGGCGCCTGCATGTCGGCCAAGAAGGACAGCTTCGCCAATATCGGCGGATGGCTGGCGGTCCGCGACCCGGACCTGGCCGAGACCGCACGCAACCTCGTGGTCATCTACGAAGGCCTGCACACCTACGGCGGCATGGCCGGCCGGGACATGGAAGCGGTGGCCCGCGGCATCGAGGAGTCGGTCCAGCAGGACAACATTCGCGCCCGCATCCAGCAAGTCGCCCACCTCGGCAACCGGCTCATCGCGGCAGGCGTCCCCCTGATGCGGCCGATCGGCGGGCACGCAGTCTGCATCGACGCGGCCGCCACCCTCGAACACATTCCACGAGACCAATATCCGGCCCAGACCCTCGCCGCCGCAATCTACCTCGACTCCGCGACCCGGACCGCCGAACGCGGCGCAGTGTCCGCCGGCCGCGACCCCGAAACGGGCAAAGACCGCTGCCCCGAACTGGAGTTGGTACGACTGACCATCCCTCGCCGCGTCTACACCCAAAGCCACCTCGACTTCGTCGCCGACAGCATCATCAACGTCTACAAGACCCGCGACACGATCACCACCGGACTCGCCTTCACCCACGAACCACCGGTCCTGAGATTCTTTCAGGGAAGATTCACGCCGGTCTCGGCAACAACCGAACCAGAAACCGGGAACAACTGCCCGACCACCGATCCGGACGAGAGCGTCATGACCGAAGATGAACAGCCTCGATCAAACCCGACCACTGAGGATCAGCTGTCCTGACCCGGACAATGGTGACGGCGTGGCGAACTGACATGGCCGAGCTGACATGGCTGAGACCGTGTCTCACGTCGTAGATTTCGCCAGTTTCTTGTAGCAGGTCAGTGTGGCGCCGAGGGTGAGGAAGCCGAGGAAGTGCGTGGCTTTGCCATCGGCGCAGTTCGGCGGAGTCGTACGCCTGGTCGGCGTGCAGCTTCGCGGGCTTGCGCCGGCGCGGTCCGCGCCGTGACCGCACGGCAGGTACGGCCTTCACGAGTGGTTCGAGCGCTGCGGCATCGTTGGTGCTGGCCGCCGAAATACCCACCGACAGAGGGAGTGGGGGACGCAGGGCTCGGGTTCGCAATTCCTGCGGGATCTCCTGGAGTATGCGTGGCGTACATAGCCGCCATGCGTGTAACGCCCTGCAGCCGTTGTCACCTGAATGCGAACCTCGAAAAGCGAGGCACTAAGGAGTTCGGATGAGCAATGCTGCGGCTATTGTTGGTATCGGCTGCCGGTTTCCGGGTGACATCGATGATCTGGACAGCTTCTGGTCGGTGCTGGCGGCCGGTCGCGACGTGGTGGGCGAGGTGCCCGCACAACGATTCGATGCCAGCCGGTTCGCGGTGTCGGAAGCCGGGCCGATCCGCACCGGCGGATTTCTCGGCGATGTCACCGGTTTCGACGCAGAGTATTTCGGAATCACGGCGCGGGAGGCCGGCCGGATCGATCCGCAGCAGCGTTTGATGCTGGAATTGGCGGTCGAGGCCGTGGAGAACGCCGGCTACGACCCGGCCGCGCTGGCCGGATCGAATACCGGTGTGTTCGTGGGATTTTCGCTGCTCGACTACCATACTATGCAGCTGCGCGATCCGGACAGCATCACCGCGCACACCGCCGGTGGCTTCTTCGGTGCGGGGGTCGCGAATCGGGTTTCGTATGTCCTGAATCTGCGCGGGCCCAGCATCGCGCTCGATACCGCGTGTTCGTCCTCGCTGACCGCATTGCATTTGGCGGCGCGGGCGGTGTCCTCCGGTGAGTGCGATATGGCGCTCGCCGGAGGGGTGAACCTGATCCTGAACCCCTTCAACGCACTGAGCCTCGAGCGGGCGTCGGTATTGTCGCCGACCGGGCGGTGCCACACGTTTTCCGCGGCAGCGGACGGCTTTGTGCGGGCCGAGGGCGGGGGCATGGTGCTGGTGCGGCGGCATGCGGACGCGAAAAAGGATGGGGCGCAAGTGCACGCCGTGGTGCTCGGGAGCGCGATCAACTGCGACGGCCGAACGCCCGGACTTTCTCAGCCCAGCGGCGCGGCGCAGGAAGCGTTGTTGCGGGAGGCGTATTCGCAGGCCGAGGTGAGTGCGGACGAACTCGTCTACTTCGAGGCCCACGGTACCGGTACCCCGGTCGGTGATGTGATCGAATGCGAGGCGATCGGCAATGCGCTCGGTGCGCACCGCTCGCCGGACGATCCGCTGCCGATCGGTTCGGTGAAGACCAACTTCGGGCATTGCGAAGCCGCTTCGGGGATGGCCAGTCTGGTCAAGGCCGTGCTGGTACTCGAGCGCGGGAGCATTCCGGTCACCCTGCATGCGAACCCGTTGAATACCGCCATCGACTTCGAGAGCTGGAATCTCCGCCCGGCCGTGACCGCCCGCCGGTGGTCGGCCGAGAGCCGGGCAGCGGTGGGAGTCAACGGATTCGGGATGGGCGGGGCCAACGGCCACGTGATCCTGGGACTACCCACCGAGCGACCGGCCGCCGCCGGCCACCCGGAACCCGCCGATCGACCCCGGCCGTATGTGGTCACCGGACGCACGCCGGAAGCGGCACGCGCGGCCGCGCGGCGGCATGCCCGCAAGCTCGTCGACGTGGCCGACGACGAGTTCTACGACTACTGCCACACCGCATGTCTGCGGCGCCCCCACCATCGGCACCGGATCGCGGTGCTCGCCGACGGTCCCGAGCGAGCCGCCCGGCGACTGTGGTCCGCGGCCCGCGAGGAGCCGGTGCCGGAAGCAGCCGCCGCGGAAGCCACCGAGCGCGGCCGGATGGCATTCGTGTTCGACGGCAACGGCTCCCAGTGGGCGGGTATGGGCGCGGACCTGCTGCGCGCGGACCCGGCGTTCGCGGCGGCGGTCGACGACATCGACCAGGTGCTCGGCCCGATGCTGGGCTGGTCCGTGCGCGCGGAACTCGCCACGGCCGATACGGCGAGAATGGCGCTGACGGAGGTGGCGCAGCCGACGCTGTTCGCGGTCCAGATCGGCCTCGCCCAGGTCTTGGCCGCGTACGGAATACGACCGCATGCGGTGGTGGGGCACAGCGTCGGTGAGGTCGCCGCCGCCCACGTCGCCGGCGTGCTCACCCTGGCCGACGCCGCGACGGTGGTGGCGGCCAGAAGCCGCCTGCAGGCAGGCACCGCCGGGCTCGGGCGGATGGCGGCCGTCGGCCTGTCCCGGGAGCACGCGATGGCCGCCATCGCCGATTACGGGGGAAAACTGGAGATCGCCGCGGTCAACACGGAAACCGACGTCACCATCGCCGGACCGGCCGCTTCGCTGCGCGAACTCGGTGCGCACCTGACGGCCACCGACGTCGGCTTCCGTGAGCTGGATCTGAACTACCCCTTCCACACCGCCGCCATGGACAATCTGCGGCAGCCGATGCTCGCCGAACTGAGCCGGATGGCGCCTCGGCCGGCGCGAATTCCCCTGTACTCCACGGTGACCGGCGGCCGGCTCGAGGGCGAGGAGGCCGACGCCCAGTACTGGTGGCACAACCTGCGCCGACCGGTGCTGTTCGACTCGGCCGTCCGCGGCGCACTGGCCGAAGACTGCGATCTGCTGGTCGAGGTCGGGCCACATCCGGTGCTGCGCGGATACCTGCGCCGGCTGACGAATGCGCACGCGGATCCGGTTTCCTTGGTGGAAACGCTGTCCCGCAACGCGGAGGGACCGTCTCGTCTGCACGGTTGCGTGGCGGCGGTCGTCGCCGGTGGGGGTGCCGTCGACTGGACGGCCGCGTTCCCACGGCCCGGCGCGGCTGTCGACCTGCCGCCGTATCCTTGGCAGCGGGAACGGCATTGGAACGGCGACCCGGACCGGTGGACCCGTGACGGTGCCGGGGCCGGGGTCAACGAGCATCCGCTGCTGGGCCGGAACGGCGACGCACCGAATCCGACCTGGCAGACGCGGCTGGATCCGCAGCGGCTGCCCTGGATCGGCGACCACGTCATCGCGGGCTCCACGCTCATGCCGGGCGCGGCCTTCCTGGACATGGCCCTGACCGCCGGATCGACGGCGCTGGCCGACTCGGCCGAACTGGTGACGGCGCACATCGAGACGGGCCTGCCGATCCCGGACGCGACCGCCGCGATCGACCTGCACACGAGCGTCGCCCCCGAGGACCGAACGGTGCGGATCAGCAGCCGCACCGATACCGGAGCCTGGCGGAGACACCTACGCGCCACGATTCGCCGTCGGCTGGACCCGCCACCGAAGGACCTCGATCCGGAGTCCCTGCAGGATCGATCGCCCGAAACGATCACGGCCACCGATCATTACGCGCGGTTGGCCACCCTCGGGTACGCATACGGGCCGAGCCTCCGGCTGCTGCGGCAGTTACAGGTCGCCGGCGACGAGGTGCTGGGTGACTACGAATGCACCGACCGGTCCGGCCGGTACCTGGCACACCCGGCGATCCTCGATGCGGCCCTGCAGGCCTGTTTCGTCACGACCGCGAACACATACCTGCCGGTGGGAGTCGAGCGCGTCCGGCTGTGGCGCACGCTCCCACAGCGCGGACACATCCACGTCGGAATCCGCCCGGAAACCGGACGAGATCTCGTCGCGGACATCGCGATCACCGATGTGAGTGGCGCCGTCGCCCTGCAATTGTCCGGGTGCCGGATGCGCCCGCTGGACACCGCTCCCGTCGTGGCACCGTGGCAGACCACCGTGCTGCGGGCAGCACCGAGACCGGACGAGCCTTGCGCGGCAACATCTTTCCCTCCATTGCCGGATCTTGTGACGACGGGTGCACGGTTACTCGCGGATCCCGATGTCCTCGAGGGGCATCGGCGTTACGTCCGCAATCTGGTGGCCCTGGGCGCACACGGCATGGCTGCCGCGATCCCGCGCCTGCTGCCGGAGACCGAACGGTTCGGCATCGACGACCTGCTCGCCGCAGGTGTGCCGGCCAAACACACCAGGCTGCTGCGCGTGCTCCTGACCATGGCGGTAGAACACGGCCTCCTCGGCCGAACCGGCCCGCGCTGGGTGCGCACGGCGGAGCCCGATCCGCTCGGCACACTGCACACGGCGCTGGCCGACGCGCCACGCTGCCAGGTCGAGTTCAGCCTTGCGGCGCGGGCGGGAGACCGGTTACCGGAATTGCTGCGGGACGAGCGCGACATCGTCGACTTCCTGTTCGGAGACAGCACCGCGACCGCCGTCACGCACATGTACGACCTGGCGCACAGCTTCGACCACGGCCTTCGCGCACTGGCCGAGACGGTGCGGCACGCGATCGCCGACTGGCCTGCCGACCGGCCGTTGCGAATCCTCGAGGTCGGGGCCGGGACCGGCGGGCTGAGCGCGCATCTGCTGCCCCTGCTGCCCCGAGACAACACCAGCTATGTCTACACCGACATCTCCGAGGCATTCTTCGCGGTGGCCGGGACACGGTTCGCCGACTACGACTTCCTCACCTTCCGCCGATTCGACCTGGAACACGATCCGGGCGAACAAGGCTTCGCCGACGGCACTTTCGACATCGTGGTGGCCTCGCAGGCCCTGCACGCCACCAGCGACCTGCGCTCCACCGTCGGCAAGCTGACAGGACTGCTGGCCGACGGCGGCCTGCTGGCCACCTTCGAGATCCACGACGTTCGACTGACCGCGCTGCCCTTCGGGCCGTTGGACGGCCTGTGGTTGTTCACCGATACCGACCTCCGATCCGAATCCGCCCTGCTGCCGGTGCCCGAATGGCTGACACTGCTGAACGACTGTGGATTCGGCGACGCCGACGCCATCCGGCTGGGTTCCGATCCGCACGAAAACCCGGACGGCTGTGAGTTTTCCATCCTCCTCGGTGTCCGGAACGCACGCGAGTGCCCCATCTCGGCTGCCCTGCCGCGCGCCGCGGACGGCACGCACGCCGTTGTCGTCAGCGCATGCGAGGACCCGCTCGGCGCCGAACTGGCCGCGGTTCTCGATGCGCAAGGTGTATCGGCCGACCATCGCGACAGCCGGGCCACCGAGCACACCGATACCTGGGCCGCCGTGCTGCCGACGGACGCGCCGGTTCTGCATGTCGTCCTGATTCTCGGGAACGAATCGGCGGAGCCCATGGAATCGGTCGTCCGGCAGGCCATGGTCTTACGCGCATTGGCCGCGGCATGTGAACCGCTCCCGGGCGAGGTGAATATCTGGCTCGTCACCCGGCCCAGCGGAGCACTACCGGCTCCCGAACCGCCGCACCATCCGGACGACGCCGCGGCCTGGGGCGTGGCCCGGGTGCTCGGCAACGAACAACCCGGCCTGACCGTGCGGCGAATCTCCTTGGCACGCAACGAGTATTCCGATGCACGGCGGCTGGCGCGCGAACTCGTCGAACCGGCGGCCGAGGACGAGATCGTCTTCACCCCCGCGGGACGGTTCGTGCCCAGGCAGCATGCCGGGCGTCCGAAGACCCGGCCCGGCACGGGCCGTCTGGAGTTGCGGGACCGCGGGCCGTCCTATCGCTTGGACTGGACCGCGACGTCACCGATCGAGCCCGGCCCGGACGAGGTGATCGTTGCGACCCGCGCTGTCGGACTGAACTCCCGCACCGTC carries:
- a CDS encoding tryptophanase — translated: MGSHYAPEPWRIKVVEPVRLPTRDERLTALRAAGYNTSLLRSADVFIDLYTDSGTNAMSDRQWSDMMIGDEAYAGSRSFYRLEAAVQRYYSYPHVIPTHQGRGAENIISRILIRPGSHIPGNMYFTTTRTHQELNGGTFHDIIIDQAHDTADEHPFKGNVDLTKLSTLIRTVGAENIPYVSLAATVNMAGGQPISLANLTEVRELTAKHRIPIILDAARAVENAWFIQQREPGYANHSIAQILADMCARTDGACMSAKKDSFANIGGWLAVRDPDLAETARNLVVIYEGLHTYGGMAGRDMEAVARGIEESVQQDNIRARIQQVAHLGNRLIAAGVPLMRPIGGHAVCIDAAATLEHIPRDQYPAQTLAAAIYLDSATRTAERGAVSAGRDPETGKDRCPELELVRLTIPRRVYTQSHLDFVADSIINVYKTRDTITTGLAFTHEPPVLRFFQGRFTPVSATTEPETGNNCPTTDPDESVMTEDEQPRSNPTTEDQLS
- a CDS encoding type I polyketide synthase; amino-acid sequence: MSNAAAIVGIGCRFPGDIDDLDSFWSVLAAGRDVVGEVPAQRFDASRFAVSEAGPIRTGGFLGDVTGFDAEYFGITAREAGRIDPQQRLMLELAVEAVENAGYDPAALAGSNTGVFVGFSLLDYHTMQLRDPDSITAHTAGGFFGAGVANRVSYVLNLRGPSIALDTACSSSLTALHLAARAVSSGECDMALAGGVNLILNPFNALSLERASVLSPTGRCHTFSAAADGFVRAEGGGMVLVRRHADAKKDGAQVHAVVLGSAINCDGRTPGLSQPSGAAQEALLREAYSQAEVSADELVYFEAHGTGTPVGDVIECEAIGNALGAHRSPDDPLPIGSVKTNFGHCEAASGMASLVKAVLVLERGSIPVTLHANPLNTAIDFESWNLRPAVTARRWSAESRAAVGVNGFGMGGANGHVILGLPTERPAAAGHPEPADRPRPYVVTGRTPEAARAAARRHARKLVDVADDEFYDYCHTACLRRPHHRHRIAVLADGPERAARRLWSAAREEPVPEAAAAEATERGRMAFVFDGNGSQWAGMGADLLRADPAFAAAVDDIDQVLGPMLGWSVRAELATADTARMALTEVAQPTLFAVQIGLAQVLAAYGIRPHAVVGHSVGEVAAAHVAGVLTLADAATVVAARSRLQAGTAGLGRMAAVGLSREHAMAAIADYGGKLEIAAVNTETDVTIAGPAASLRELGAHLTATDVGFRELDLNYPFHTAAMDNLRQPMLAELSRMAPRPARIPLYSTVTGGRLEGEEADAQYWWHNLRRPVLFDSAVRGALAEDCDLLVEVGPHPVLRGYLRRLTNAHADPVSLVETLSRNAEGPSRLHGCVAAVVAGGGAVDWTAAFPRPGAAVDLPPYPWQRERHWNGDPDRWTRDGAGAGVNEHPLLGRNGDAPNPTWQTRLDPQRLPWIGDHVIAGSTLMPGAAFLDMALTAGSTALADSAELVTAHIETGLPIPDATAAIDLHTSVAPEDRTVRISSRTDTGAWRRHLRATIRRRLDPPPKDLDPESLQDRSPETITATDHYARLATLGYAYGPSLRLLRQLQVAGDEVLGDYECTDRSGRYLAHPAILDAALQACFVTTANTYLPVGVERVRLWRTLPQRGHIHVGIRPETGRDLVADIAITDVSGAVALQLSGCRMRPLDTAPVVAPWQTTVLRAAPRPDEPCAATSFPPLPDLVTTGARLLADPDVLEGHRRYVRNLVALGAHGMAAAIPRLLPETERFGIDDLLAAGVPAKHTRLLRVLLTMAVEHGLLGRTGPRWVRTAEPDPLGTLHTALADAPRCQVEFSLAARAGDRLPELLRDERDIVDFLFGDSTATAVTHMYDLAHSFDHGLRALAETVRHAIADWPADRPLRILEVGAGTGGLSAHLLPLLPRDNTSYVYTDISEAFFAVAGTRFADYDFLTFRRFDLEHDPGEQGFADGTFDIVVASQALHATSDLRSTVGKLTGLLADGGLLATFEIHDVRLTALPFGPLDGLWLFTDTDLRSESALLPVPEWLTLLNDCGFGDADAIRLGSDPHENPDGCEFSILLGVRNARECPISAALPRAADGTHAVVVSACEDPLGAELAAVLDAQGVSADHRDSRATEHTDTWAAVLPTDAPVLHVVLILGNESAEPMESVVRQAMVLRALAAACEPLPGEVNIWLVTRPSGALPAPEPPHHPDDAAAWGVARVLGNEQPGLTVRRISLARNEYSDARRLARELVEPAAEDEIVFTPAGRFVPRQHAGRPKTRPGTGRLELRDRGPSYRLDWTATSPIEPGPDEVIVATRAVGLNSRTVADAAGSLSEDAGGGAGAATRAVDCAGVVTAVGTRVGSLRVGDRVFGLCTDTIGSQLRVEAGLLSLIPPDLTFADAAALPLAGTTVLYGLGHRARLREGETLLVHGAAGGVGLMAVQYARRAGATVIATAGNAEKREFLALLGVEHVLDSRDLGFAHQVREITGGRGVDVVLNSLSGEAVERGLDVLGPGGRFIDLAARGTGENISLPLRLLGSNGAVATMDIDRMLRDNASELVAVFAEFAARLADGDLPPLPYRRFPSGRIAEAFRLLEESLHLGRVVVTFDEPLPTRVEPPRPTLDPDGCYLIVGGTSGVGALTAQWLARQGARHLVLVSTRGDRSPEADTVIAALAGLGATVTTHAADVSDEEAMGEVFADIDRRGHPLRGVVHAAALLADAALHDQDPERFRVALDPKVQGALVLDRLTRGHPLEFFVVFSSLMGLLGNLGQANYVAGNVFLEALIRRRRAAGLPGLALAWGLIIDVGRAARDSGLQKKVIRMLPPISREEVHAALETGLGGEDEVVTVAHCQWDSLRTLLPTVSAPRLAGAYDAGDGASGKRAQRQAIAFDEKLAACAPSEVAPLVEDAVAALVSQVAQIPAQRLDRSLRLSRLGLDSLMSVELQRAIKRELRQDIPLLEVLDSGISDLADQLGARLGARPEGAGPA